The sequence below is a genomic window from bacterium.
TGCTCCGCGCATCGAAACAGGTTCGATCCGTTCGAGTTCTTCGCGGACCGCCCGAGTCGCGCAGCCCGCAACCAACTCCGCAACGGCGGGTGCCGAATACGTCGACGGGACGAAGGGCTCAGAGGGGCTGTCCTGGAGCATGGGCTCGGGGAGCGCTCCGGCCCGCCACAGGCTCTCTTCGCCATGCTGCGGGAAGGGGTCGACCGGCTCGCCATCGAGCCACGTGTTGAAGTGCACATGGGGAGTGCCGAAGGGAAAGGTCACGAGGGAATCGAGGCCGCTGTACCCCGAAAGAGCAATCGGCTCGCCCCGCGCAACGACCTGGCCCACACGAACCAGGGGCCGGGCCAGGTGGGCCGAGGTCGTCATCAATCCTTCGCCGTGATCGATGAAGATCTTCAGCCCGCCGCGATTGAACTCGCTGACGACATGCACGATCGCGCCGGGCGCCGCAGCCAGCACGCGAGTTCCGACCGGAATCGAAAAATCGGTCCCGTTGTGGCTGTCGTAGGTGAGATCGCGTCCACGAAAGTCCTCGACCTGCGTCTTCAGGACCGACCAACCGAGTTCGATCGGCGTTTGACGATGATTGAAGAGATTCGTCACGATCGCCCGGCGCGGCACGACGAAGCGGCCCCTCCACAACGGGACGGCGAGGCGCGGCCGCAACTGGCGCAGGCTCGAAAGGCCGAACTTGCTAGGCGGCACATCCTCCTGCCCACGCACGGCGATCATCGCCTGCGCGAAACGTTCGCGGAACGGATCGAGCCCCATCGCCTCCCGGAAGAGGCGAAGCTTCGGCTCGTCGACTTCGGGAAGGTCGGCCACCCGGCACCTCCAATCGCGATCGGAGACCGGGCGGTTAGCCGCGCAGCGCCTTGCTGATCACGCGCCGCTTGCTGTTGATCTCGCGAAGCTGCTCGACCGTCGCCTCCGCAACGTCGTAGCCCGCAACCTCGTCGTCCTCCCGTTGAAGCTCGTTCATGTCGACCCAGGCGGCGTACACATCCTTCGTTCGATCCGTGATGATGCCAGCCTTCAGCAGCGTCTTGATCAGCACCCGGAAGATGTTCGTACCCTCGGTCATCGACTTCCGACGGTCTTCGTTCGTGAAGGCCTCCATCACTGCGCCGCGCACCCAATCCCACTCGAGGCCGAATTGCGGGTAGATGGCCTGCTTCTGCTCGGCGTTGACCAGATTGAAGAGCAGGACTTGGAAGCACTTCGCAGCCCAATCCTCGACCTTCTCATGCTCGTCGTCGGTGAGCTTGGGAACGGTCTTGTCCGCCCAGATCTTGCCGAAGCGGTGATGGAAAGCCTCGTCGCTCATCACGAGCTGGACCAGACGCTTGAGCGTGGGGTCGTTCGTTTTCGCCTGGAGCGTCGCGAAGGCACCCATGGCCAGGCCCTCGATCAACATCTGCATGCCGATCAGCTTCTTGTAGACCGCGCCGGATTGCACGATTTCATCCAGCAGGCTGGCGAGTGTCGGGCCGCAAGCGATCGGTGCCCCCCAACGTTTGTTGATGTACCTCGAGAAGCCTGTGACGTGTCGGGCTTCCTCACGGGCCTGGTTCGAGGCGTATTCCTGGGCACCCGGATCCCGCATGATCTGGCACAGACTGGCGGAGAGCGAAAACGCACCCTGCTCACCGTGAAGGATGGAGGAAAGCGTGAAGCGCGAGCTCTCGTTCGCCAGCTGGATCTGCTGTCCTTCGTCCAGGCGGTCGGCGACGGCACAGTTCAACTCGACCGTGAATTCCCGCGGCATCAGGAGTTCATTCTTGATGTCGAACGGCTCGACATCAAAATCGATGTACTGAGGATCCGTCGGGTCCCAGAAGTGATCACGCGTGGCGGAGATGATTCCGTCGAAGGCGTCGCTGCGTTCGCCGTAGCGATCGACCTTGATCAGGGAGAGGAAGTTGTCCCGATCGACGGTGTTGTAGATCGGGTCATGGGTGATATCTGCCATTCGAAAGATTCTCCGTGGGCGTTCAACGCTCGGGGCGGCTCGGGTGGAGGCCGAGCAGGGTTTCGATCACTTGTTCGCGGCTCGCCCGGTTCGGGTCTTCGACCCACCAGGCGAGGACGCGCGTCATCATTGCGGCATAGGCCTGGGCGGCGATGGCCGGCTCGGCACCGGCCGTGAGCTGCCCCGCTTCGCGACGAAGCACGAACGCCTTCTCCAGATCGGGAACGATCTGATCCATCACCTCGTCGGCGATCGGCGCACTCTCTGCCCCGCGTCCGAAAACGACGCGAATCAAATCGCCATGATCCTGGCCGTAGGCCACCAGCTCGGTCATGCCAGCTCGGAGCTCCGCACGACTTCCCGGCTCGGTTCCCGCGGTGGCCCTGATCCGGCGCTCTCGCAACTCTGCCAGGGCGGATAGGGCGATCTCGCGAAACAGCGCCTGCTTGTCGGGGAAATGGAGATAGAACGTCCCGGTGGCGACTCCGGCAGCCCGGGCGATATCCGTACTGGTCACGCCGTGGAGGCCCTGGGCGGCGAAGAGCGTGGTCGCCGCTTCCAACAGGCGGCGCCGGGTGGCGTCCCGGCTGCGGGCCGGAGCCGAACCCGGCTCGAACTCTGACTCAGGGGGTGACATGAAGTTCAGTTCAGTCTATCGCTACACCGACCCAGAAGGCAACACCCCAGGGGAAAATGCACCTGAACGCCCCGACCGGCATCCTCCAGACGCGATGACACGTCCGTTCGAACGACTCCTGGAGAAGCGCGGCCTTCTGCCCCTATGCCGGGGAATCACGACGACCCTGCAAGTGAACGTGGGGCTTCGCTGTGATCTCGCCTGCCGACACTGCCACGTGGAAGCCGGGCCGAAACGTGAGGAAGCACTCGGGCGGAAACTGGCCGAGCAGGTACTTCGGGTCCTCGCGGCCAACCCGCAACTCGACACATTGGATCTCACCGGCGGCGCCCCGGAACTGAACCCGCTGTTCCGGGAGCTGGTGCGCGGCGCCCGCCGGCTCGGACGTCGGGTCATCGATCGTTGCAACCTGACCGTCTTGTTCGCGCCCGGCCAGGAAGACACCCCTGAATTCCTGGCCGGAGAAGAGGTGGATATCGTCGCATCCCTTCCCTGTTTCAGCGCCGAGAACGTCGACGCCCAGCGAGGGAAGCTCGTCTTCGAGCGCAGCATCGCCGCCCTGAAGCGGTTGAACGCCCTCGGCTACGCATCCGGGGACGGCCGTAGAAACCTCGACCTCGTCTACAATCCGCTCGGTGCCAGCCTGCCTCCGCCCCAGGCCACACTCGAGGCGGAGTACCGCCGGGAGCTCTGGGAGTTCTTTGACATTCGCTTCGACGGGCTGCTCACGATCACCAACGTGCCTATCAAGCGTTTCGCGCGGGCACTCGAGCGTCGAGGCGAATTGGACGCGTATCTGGCGCTGCTGGTACAGAATTTCAATCCGGCGACCGTTCCGCGCTTGATGTGCAGGAGCACGCTTTCGGTGAGATGGAACGGCAGCCTCTACGACTGCGATTTCAATCAGGCCCGGGGCCTCCCGCTGGCAGGACCGAAGACGCTCTTCGATCTCGAACATCTGCGCGAGCTCGAAGAGCTGGAGATCGCGACCAGCGACCATTGCCTTGCCTGCACCGCTGGATCCGGGTCGAGCTGCGGCGGCGCACTGGCGTAACTTCTCCCGGGCGGCGGCATCGTCCGCCCATGCCCCCGAGCAGGAGCCATGACCCGATGACGGAGAGCCTCAAACCGGAGCCGGCCAGGAGCGGCCCCCCGATTGCCAAGATCCTGGGAGGCCTCGCTGCCATTGCAGCGCTGATCCTTCTGGGCCGCTTCCTCGGCGACAGTATCGAGCCCTTCAAGCAATGGGTCGCCGGGCTCGGCGCACTCGGCCCCATCGTCTTCATCCTCGGTTACGCAGTAGCCGTGGTCGGTTTCGCCCCGGCGTCAATCCTCACCCTCGCCGCGGGCGGGATCTTCGGGCTGGCCTACGGCGTCGTCTACGTATTCATCGCGGCCATGCTGGGCTCGACCGCTGCGTTTCTCGTCGCCCGCTATCTGGCACGCAGTGCGGTCGAGAAGCGGATCGAAGGAGAGCCCCGCTTCGCCGCCATCGATCGCGCCGTCGGACGAGAGGGTCGCAAGATCGTCTTCCTGCTGCGGCTCACACCGGCCATCCCGTTCAACATCCTGAACTATGCCCTCGGCCTGACGAAGGTGCGCCTGACGGATTTCGTCATCGCGGGCGTCGGCATGATCCCGGGCACCTTCTTGTATGTCTACCTGGGATACCTCGCAACGGAAACCGCTGCTGCCGCCGGCGGCGCGGGCAATGCCGAACTCGGAACATGGATCCTGAACATCGTGGCGTTCGTCGCCACGATCGCAGTCACCGTCTACGTCACCGTCATCGCTCGCCGCGCGCTGGCCGAAGCGACCGATGAAACGAAGGAAGAAGCGTGAGCGAGCTACCGAAGATCGAACCCTGGGACGAGTTCAACCAGACTCTCGTCGGCAACGTACATCCCGCCGATTGGTCCAACCCGGTCCCCGATGGCCGCTACAACCTGGTCGTGCTCGGCGCGGGAACGGGAGGATTGATCACGGCCCTCGTGGCCTCGAGCCTGGGCGCCAAGGTCGCGCTCATCGAACGTCACCTGATGGGCGGCGATTGCTTGAACGTTGGCTGCGTCCCCTCGAAGGCCGTGATTCGCAGCGCGCACCTGGCACAGGAAGCCCGGGCCTCGGAATCCCTCGGGCTCGGACTCCGCGAGGGACAGCTTCCGGATTTCTCCGAAGCCATGAAGCGCATGCGTGAGATCCGTTCGAGAATCAGTCATGAGGATTCAGCCAAGCGCTACAGCGACGAGTTCGGTATCGATGTATTCCTCGGCAACGCACGCTTCATGGGCGAAGGAAGGGTAGGTGTCGACGGAACCACTCTCGAATTCGCCAAGGCGGTGATCGCGACCGGCGCCCGCGCCGTCGCGCCGCCGATTCCGGGCCTCGAGGAAGCCGGCTACCTCGACAACGAGAGCGTCTTCAACCTGACGACTCGACCGAAGAGGTTGGCTGTGATCGGCGCTGGCCCGATCGGCTGCGAACTCACCCAGGCCTTTCGACGGCTTGGCTCGGAGGTCTGGATTCTCGAGCGTGCGAATCAGATCCTCACCCGCGAGGACCCGGACGCCGCGAAGATCGTTCAGGACGGTTTCCTGCGGGAAGGCATCGAAATGGTATTCGAGTGCCAGATCCAACGCATCGAGAAGCGCGGTGACGAGAAGGTCATCCACCTCTCCTGCCCCGAAAAGGGAGAGCGTGAGCTGGTCGTGGACGAGATCCTCGTCGGCGCCGGGCGGGCGCCGAATGTTTCAGACATGGGTCTCGAGGAGGTCGGTGTCGAGTTCGACCTTCGCCAGGGCGTGAAGGTCGACGATCATCTGCGCACCACGAACCCCAGGATCTGGGCAGTGGGCGATGTCTGCATGCGCTGGAAGTTCACTCACGCTGCGGATGCCGCCGCAAAGATCGTCGTGCAGAACGCGCTCTTCTCGGTTGGCCCGTTCGGGAAGAAGAAACTCTCGGACCTCACGATGCCGTGGTGCACCTACACGGATCCGGAGATCGCCCACGTCGGTCTCTACGCCCACGATGCCGAGGCCAACGGTGTCCCGATCGATACCTACACCGCCAACATGGCCGAAGCCAACCGGGCCGTCACCGACGGGCAGGAAGAAGGCTTCATCAAGGTCCACGTGAAGAAGGGCACGGATCAGATCGTCGGCGCGACGATCGTGGCAGCCCATGCCGGAGATCTGATCACACAGCTCACCTTGGCCATCACCCAGAAGATCGGCCTGGGCACCTTCACGAACGTCATCTTCCCCTACCCCACCCAGGGTGAGGCCCTGAAGCGCGCCGCCGGGGCCTACACCCGAACCCGCCTCACACCCACGCTGAAGCGCCTCTTCGAGGGATGGCTCGCCCTGCGCCGCTGACCCAACGGAGGGAATGCTCCTCCTTGCGTTCACCTGGTCACGCCCCGTGAACGACACGCGAAGACCGCCTGCAGCGCTCGATTGCGCCCGACACCGTCCGGCTGCGACCGACCAAGGGGGGCGCAGCCGCTAGGCGACGCCTAGCAACGAGATCAAGGACTGCGGTCGACGTTCGCTCGCCGGCATGGCCGTTGCAATCGAGCCTTGGCATCCAACAAGTGGAGCCGAGCGTGCCTTCTCTTCCCACACTCCTGCTAGTCGTCACCATCGCTGGGTGCACAGCGCTCCTGAACGGAACGACAGCCCAGTTGGTCGCTATTTCGGGCGCCTTCTGGGTCGCGTTGCTCGAGTTCGACCACCGCGGTGGCCGACGAACCCACGCGTTCCGTTTCGTCACGGGGATCAGCGCTTCGGCCCTGGCTTGCCACTTCGGATGGATCCTCCTTCACCTGGATCGAGCCACTGACGTATTGGGCTCGTTATTCGTACCCGCCGGCTTCTGCGTGCTATTCGCGCCCATCGGTGTCGCTCTTGCGAGCCCACACCGATCGGACGAGCGGGCTTCCTATCTGGCTCCAGCGTTCGGCGCCCTCCCCCTCGGTCTGGCGACAGCCCGACTGGGATGTCTGGCTGCAGGCTGTTGCCACGGCGTCGCGCTGCGCGGAGGGTTGGTCCCCACCCAGG
It includes:
- a CDS encoding ferritin-like domain-containing protein, which encodes MADITHDPIYNTVDRDNFLSLIKVDRYGERSDAFDGIISATRDHFWDPTDPQYIDFDVEPFDIKNELLMPREFTVELNCAVADRLDEGQQIQLANESSRFTLSSILHGEQGAFSLSASLCQIMRDPGAQEYASNQAREEARHVTGFSRYINKRWGAPIACGPTLASLLDEIVQSGAVYKKLIGMQMLIEGLAMGAFATLQAKTNDPTLKRLVQLVMSDEAFHHRFGKIWADKTVPKLTDDEHEKVEDWAAKCFQVLLFNLVNAEQKQAIYPQFGLEWDWVRGAVMEAFTNEDRRKSMTEGTNIFRVLIKTLLKAGIITDRTKDVYAAWVDMNELQREDDEVAGYDVAEATVEQLREINSKRRVISKALRG
- a CDS encoding TVP38/TMEM64 family protein, translating into MTESLKPEPARSGPPIAKILGGLAAIAALILLGRFLGDSIEPFKQWVAGLGALGPIVFILGYAVAVVGFAPASILTLAAGGIFGLAYGVVYVFIAAMLGSTAAFLVARYLARSAVEKRIEGEPRFAAIDRAVGREGRKIVFLLRLTPAIPFNILNYALGLTKVRLTDFVIAGVGMIPGTFLYVYLGYLATETAAAAGGAGNAELGTWILNIVAFVATIAVTVYVTVIARRALAEATDETKEEA
- a CDS encoding M23 family metallopeptidase → MADLPEVDEPKLRLFREAMGLDPFRERFAQAMIAVRGQEDVPPSKFGLSSLRQLRPRLAVPLWRGRFVVPRRAIVTNLFNHRQTPIELGWSVLKTQVEDFRGRDLTYDSHNGTDFSIPVGTRVLAAAPGAIVHVVSEFNRGGLKIFIDHGEGLMTTSAHLARPLVRVGQVVARGEPIALSGYSGLDSLVTFPFGTPHVHFNTWLDGEPVDPFPQHGEESLWRAGALPEPMLQDSPSEPFVPSTYSAPAVAELVAGCATRAVREELERIEPVSMRGARAIVESNYYPTRFKKRPNPYAEPNARRPRLDLPFRAADFDGVVFADEI
- a CDS encoding mercuric reductase, with the protein product MSELPKIEPWDEFNQTLVGNVHPADWSNPVPDGRYNLVVLGAGTGGLITALVASSLGAKVALIERHLMGGDCLNVGCVPSKAVIRSAHLAQEARASESLGLGLREGQLPDFSEAMKRMREIRSRISHEDSAKRYSDEFGIDVFLGNARFMGEGRVGVDGTTLEFAKAVIATGARAVAPPIPGLEEAGYLDNESVFNLTTRPKRLAVIGAGPIGCELTQAFRRLGSEVWILERANQILTREDPDAAKIVQDGFLREGIEMVFECQIQRIEKRGDEKVIHLSCPEKGERELVVDEILVGAGRAPNVSDMGLEEVGVEFDLRQGVKVDDHLRTTNPRIWAVGDVCMRWKFTHAADAAAKIVVQNALFSVGPFGKKKLSDLTMPWCTYTDPEIAHVGLYAHDAEANGVPIDTYTANMAEANRAVTDGQEEGFIKVHVKKGTDQIVGATIVAAHAGDLITQLTLAITQKIGLGTFTNVIFPYPTQGEALKRAAGAYTRTRLTPTLKRLFEGWLALRR
- a CDS encoding TetR/AcrR family transcriptional regulator → MSPPESEFEPGSAPARSRDATRRRLLEAATTLFAAQGLHGVTSTDIARAAGVATGTFYLHFPDKQALFREIALSALAELRERRIRATAGTEPGSRAELRAGMTELVAYGQDHGDLIRVVFGRGAESAPIADEVMDQIVPDLEKAFVLRREAGQLTAGAEPAIAAQAYAAMMTRVLAWWVEDPNRASREQVIETLLGLHPSRPER
- a CDS encoding radical SAM/Cys-rich domain protein codes for the protein MTRPFERLLEKRGLLPLCRGITTTLQVNVGLRCDLACRHCHVEAGPKREEALGRKLAEQVLRVLAANPQLDTLDLTGGAPELNPLFRELVRGARRLGRRVIDRCNLTVLFAPGQEDTPEFLAGEEVDIVASLPCFSAENVDAQRGKLVFERSIAALKRLNALGYASGDGRRNLDLVYNPLGASLPPPQATLEAEYRRELWEFFDIRFDGLLTITNVPIKRFARALERRGELDAYLALLVQNFNPATVPRLMCRSTLSVRWNGSLYDCDFNQARGLPLAGPKTLFDLEHLRELEELEIATSDHCLACTAGSGSSCGGALA